A single Sutterella megalosphaeroides DNA region contains:
- the slmA gene encoding nucleoid occlusion factor SlmA, which produces MSDSHDSQLASKNLQSSNLQPVRRTRKPRADRRIEILKTVATLLADPKVDRITTAQIARELALSEAALYRIFISKADIYLGLLDLMEGSVVEVFERIAADPALPATNDRVRTMVRALLDFGTANPGFARVFAGQVFLGEDERLMQRLALVFDKFEAAFRQRYREGVMAGELPADFNTTAKANLIMSWVIGRWTRYAVTGFKGARPNDAAASAVEALLA; this is translated from the coding sequence ATGTCGGACAGTCACGATTCCCAACTTGCCTCGAAGAACCTTCAAAGCTCGAACCTTCAACCCGTGCGCCGTACGCGCAAACCCCGTGCGGACCGTCGCATCGAAATTCTGAAAACGGTGGCGACCCTCCTCGCCGACCCAAAGGTCGACCGCATCACCACGGCCCAGATCGCGCGCGAACTCGCGCTCTCCGAAGCGGCCCTCTACCGCATCTTCATTTCAAAGGCGGACATCTACCTCGGGCTTCTCGACCTGATGGAAGGGTCTGTGGTCGAAGTCTTTGAGCGCATCGCCGCCGACCCCGCGCTTCCCGCCACGAACGATCGCGTCCGTACGATGGTGCGCGCGCTCCTGGACTTCGGTACGGCCAACCCGGGCTTTGCCCGCGTCTTCGCGGGTCAAGTCTTCCTGGGCGAAGACGAGCGCCTCATGCAGCGCCTCGCTCTCGTTTTCGACAAGTTCGAAGCCGCTTTCCGTCAGCGCTATCGCGAGGGCGTGATGGCGGGGGAACTCCCCGCCGACTTCAATACGACCGCCAAGGCGAACCTCATCATGAGCTGGGTGATCGGTCGCTGGACCCGCTATGCCGTCACGGGCTTCAAGGGCGCGCGCCCGAACGACGCGGCGGCGAGCGCCGTGGAGGCGCTTCTCGCCTGA
- a CDS encoding TorD/DmsD family molecular chaperone, whose product MATPRLENYARQSVFDALAALFIRPDAAGVLERWADAVKVTAALAGEVGMPTATLDALREKPLPTAEAVQAEYETLFGVGGPVSLLESAWPKTGEDPRATCRLEYLKADLAVTDELGVPEDHLGMLCGFMAVLLLREDPDAAERFFDRHPGKWLPALVEAIRSRPEAVFFRDAATLLETICEIEASLREAKNY is encoded by the coding sequence ATGGCCACGCCGCGACTAGAAAACTACGCCCGTCAGTCGGTTTTCGACGCCCTTGCCGCCCTTTTCATTCGTCCCGACGCCGCTGGCGTCCTCGAGCGCTGGGCAGACGCCGTGAAGGTCACCGCGGCCCTCGCGGGCGAAGTGGGGATGCCCACCGCGACGCTCGACGCGCTGCGCGAAAAGCCCCTCCCGACGGCCGAAGCCGTGCAGGCCGAGTACGAGACGCTCTTCGGCGTCGGGGGCCCGGTGTCGCTTCTTGAGAGCGCCTGGCCGAAGACGGGCGAGGATCCCCGCGCCACATGCCGTCTCGAATACCTGAAGGCCGATTTGGCCGTCACGGACGAACTCGGCGTCCCCGAGGATCACCTCGGCATGCTCTGCGGCTTCATGGCGGTTTTGCTCCTGCGCGAAGACCCCGATGCGGCGGAACGCTTCTTCGACCGACATCCGGGGAAGTGGCTTCCGGCTTTGGTCGAAGCGATTCGGAGTCGCCCCGAGGCGGTCTTTTTCCGCGACGCCGCGACGCTCCTTGAAACGATCTGCGAAATCGAAGCGTCGTTGCGCGAAGCGAAAAACTACTGA
- the ppsR gene encoding posphoenolpyruvate synthetase regulatory kinase/phosphorylase PpsR, translating to MTETTSPTRPVFIVSDGTAITAETLAHAILAQFDLSYQQTRLPFVNTVEKALDTARRINSVEKERGVRPIIFTTFVDPDVMRCFNEHVSGHIIDLFRKFVGPLETELGMKSAHSIGRTHRIRDDEKYNRRIAAIDYTLQHDDGQTNRGLDEADVILVGVSRSGKTPTSLFLAMQFGLKVANYPLIPEDFDRGTLPEALQPLRSKLFGLSIKPERLSEIRNERRPGSRYASIENCRQEIFDAESLMQREGIRWLNSTTKSIEEISATIMSELGLEKLHTV from the coding sequence ATGACCGAAACGACTTCGCCCACCCGGCCGGTATTCATCGTGAGCGACGGCACCGCCATCACCGCCGAAACGCTCGCGCACGCGATTCTCGCGCAGTTCGATCTCTCCTATCAGCAGACCCGCCTTCCCTTCGTCAACACGGTTGAAAAGGCACTCGACACCGCCCGCCGAATCAATTCCGTTGAAAAAGAACGCGGCGTTCGCCCGATCATTTTCACGACTTTCGTCGACCCCGACGTGATGCGCTGCTTCAACGAGCACGTCTCGGGCCACATCATCGACCTCTTCCGCAAGTTCGTCGGTCCGCTCGAAACGGAACTCGGCATGAAGAGCGCCCACAGCATCGGGCGCACGCACCGCATCCGCGACGATGAAAAGTACAACCGCCGCATCGCCGCGATCGACTATACCCTGCAGCACGACGACGGCCAGACGAACCGCGGTCTCGACGAAGCGGACGTCATTCTCGTGGGCGTTTCCCGCTCGGGCAAGACCCCGACGTCGCTTTTCCTCGCGATGCAGTTCGGCCTCAAGGTCGCCAACTACCCCCTTATTCCCGAAGACTTCGACCGCGGCACGCTCCCCGAAGCGCTTCAGCCGTTGCGCTCCAAGCTCTTCGGCCTCTCGATCAAGCCCGAACGCCTCTCCGAAATCCGCAACGAACGTCGCCCGGGGAGCCGCTATGCGAGCATCGAAAACTGCCGTCAGGAAATCTTCGACGCCGAAAGCCTGATGCAGCGCGAAGGCATCCGCTGGCTCAATTCGACGACGAAGTCGATCGAGGAAATTTCCGCGACCATCATGTCGGAGCTCGGCCTCGAAAAGCTCCACACCGTCTGA
- a CDS encoding SPFH domain-containing protein has translation MQSIKVVPQQTAWVVERLGKFHAVLTPGLNFIIPFIDRVAYRHSLKEIPLDTPSQVCITRDNTQLTVDGVLFFQVTDPQRASYGTSNYVIAITQLAQTTLRSVVGKMELDKTFEERDLINKSVVSAIDEAALNWGVKVLRYEIKDLTPPAVILQAMQQQITAEREKRAVVAASEGRKLEQINLATGAREAAIAQSEGEKQAEINKAEGQAAATLAIATATAEALRRIAAATEEKGGMTAVNLQVAEKYVAAFGELAKSSNTLVVPGNMADMSTLITSAMKIVEGTKKPAP, from the coding sequence ATGCAGTCGATCAAAGTGGTGCCGCAGCAGACGGCCTGGGTGGTCGAACGTCTCGGCAAATTCCACGCGGTCCTGACGCCGGGGCTCAACTTCATCATCCCCTTCATCGACCGCGTGGCCTATCGTCACTCCCTGAAGGAAATTCCCCTCGATACGCCGAGCCAGGTCTGCATCACGCGCGACAACACCCAGCTCACGGTCGATGGCGTGCTCTTTTTCCAAGTCACGGATCCGCAGCGTGCGAGCTACGGGACGTCCAACTACGTGATCGCCATCACGCAACTCGCGCAGACGACGCTTCGAAGCGTCGTGGGCAAGATGGAACTCGACAAGACCTTCGAAGAGCGCGACCTCATCAACAAGTCCGTTGTCTCCGCCATCGACGAAGCGGCCCTCAACTGGGGCGTGAAGGTGCTTCGCTATGAAATCAAGGACCTGACGCCTCCCGCCGTGATTCTTCAGGCGATGCAGCAGCAGATTACGGCCGAGCGCGAAAAGCGCGCCGTCGTTGCAGCGTCCGAAGGCCGCAAGCTCGAGCAGATCAACCTCGCGACCGGTGCCCGCGAAGCCGCCATCGCGCAGTCCGAAGGCGAAAAGCAGGCCGAAATCAACAAGGCGGAAGGTCAGGCGGCGGCCACGCTCGCCATCGCGACCGCCACGGCCGAGGCGCTCCGCCGCATCGCCGCCGCAACCGAAGAGAAGGGCGGCATGACCGCCGTCAACCTCCAGGTGGCCGAAAAGTACGTGGCGGCCTTCGGGGAGCTCGCGAAGAGCTCCAATACCCTCGTCGTGCCCGGGAACATGGCCGACATGTCGACCCTCATCACCTCCGCGATGAAGATCGTCGAAGGGACGAAGAAGCCCGCGCCCTGA
- a CDS encoding RNA-guided endonuclease InsQ/TnpB family protein, with translation MKITCAFKYELYVDETRRAALSRNAGCRRFVFNKALDIQNERKEKGEKLLTYNELAHELVLWKKQPETAFLREAMSQPLQQTLRDLDHAISDSFRPMSDPARKGWPKFKAKDIGDGFRIPQFEQEHIDDANGRVKLPKIGWVRYRKTRPIAFPSADGTLVPGVVKQIHIKKDCGHWFVNFTTEFEIEAPDMKELDVGIDVGVVHAVTTSDGEFFDLDTAKIRSIEGRIAVLKRKLSLNQESRQKLAKLGRAEPFDKKQPSRKRRRLKERIQNLYRKIRCIRQDFYRKTAHALAQEYGCAYVEDLKVKNMTASAKGTVENPGKNVKQKSGLNRVILRVGFYGLHHEIEWQFLKAGGVVIAVDPRGTSITCPHCQTRDKRNRPTQAIFKCINKSCNFESNADVVGALNVLKKGRTGPSAHDKKHIAHVVSVGEQGFRPEDSTPSTGTSLSPRDRAA, from the coding sequence ATGAAAATCACCTGCGCCTTTAAGTATGAACTCTACGTGGACGAGACCCGACGTGCGGCTTTGAGCCGAAACGCCGGTTGCCGCAGGTTTGTCTTCAACAAGGCGCTGGACATCCAAAACGAGCGAAAGGAAAAGGGGGAAAAGCTTCTCACCTACAACGAACTCGCCCATGAGCTGGTGCTTTGGAAAAAACAACCCGAGACCGCCTTCCTTCGAGAGGCGATGTCGCAACCGCTCCAACAAACCCTGCGCGATCTCGATCATGCCATCAGCGACAGCTTCCGACCTATGAGCGATCCGGCACGCAAAGGCTGGCCGAAGTTCAAGGCGAAAGACATTGGCGACGGCTTTCGGATTCCGCAGTTCGAGCAGGAGCACATTGACGACGCCAACGGTCGAGTCAAGCTCCCGAAGATCGGCTGGGTTCGATACCGAAAAACGCGGCCCATCGCGTTCCCTTCCGCGGACGGGACGCTCGTGCCCGGTGTCGTAAAACAGATTCACATCAAGAAGGACTGCGGCCATTGGTTCGTGAACTTCACGACCGAGTTCGAAATCGAGGCCCCCGACATGAAGGAGCTCGATGTTGGAATCGACGTCGGTGTCGTGCACGCCGTCACGACGAGCGACGGAGAATTTTTCGATCTCGACACGGCGAAAATTCGCTCGATCGAGGGGCGCATTGCTGTGTTGAAGCGCAAGCTCTCGCTCAATCAAGAGTCGCGGCAGAAGCTTGCGAAGTTGGGACGGGCGGAGCCTTTTGACAAGAAGCAACCGAGTCGCAAGCGGCGCCGGCTCAAGGAGAGGATTCAAAACCTATACCGCAAAATTCGTTGCATTCGACAGGATTTCTACAGGAAGACGGCGCACGCGCTCGCTCAGGAGTACGGCTGCGCGTACGTCGAGGACCTGAAGGTGAAGAACATGACGGCGTCCGCCAAGGGCACCGTTGAGAATCCCGGCAAGAACGTGAAACAGAAAAGCGGGCTTAACCGTGTCATTCTGCGCGTGGGATTCTACGGTCTGCACCACGAAATCGAATGGCAATTTCTGAAGGCCGGAGGGGTGGTCATTGCCGTTGATCCGAGAGGAACGAGCATAACCTGCCCGCACTGCCAGACCAGGGATAAACGCAACCGTCCGACGCAAGCGATTTTCAAGTGCATCAACAAAAGTTGCAACTTCGAATCGAATGCCGATGTGGTTGGCGCCCTAAACGTGTTGAAGAAGGGCCGGACTGGCCCGAGTGCACACGACAAAAAGCACATCGCCCATGTAGTGAGTGTCGGGGAGCAAGGCTTTCGGCCGGAGGACTCGACGCCATCAACAGGAACCAGCCTCAGTCCGCGCGACCGCGCGGCCTAA
- a CDS encoding FAD-dependent oxidoreductase, with protein sequence MREDCPRPTTTVAAFPKDVGAPNEPVRRRLLQGASLAAGLALVRPSAASVSLHPTETIAPYWDVIVIGSGMAGLTAALAAREAGAERVLLVEKGPLAGGHTLYSAGSLSAVSPKRQKPLGIEDSVDMLVRECIETGGAGVSLPHVRYIAEHSEAALDWLEAKGVPFSGVIFQALGTHRRRSYGVTGTASGRRYVIVLLEAARRAGVDVRFNLRATHLYRTESGTDGRASLEVEGPDGTQTLSAGGIVIASGGFTANAAMRAASDPRITPEMTTTANPEGLYWDGAQGDGILMGREIGAVTSGMENVMLLLYAGGRLVDYAGADIYVNREGERIVDETAGWSTVADAVMAAPGGDVWVITDSRSRKGATLGVKLASGIVHKSETIADMAEGMGIPPSALERTIARYNRAAEAGFDPATGKRVFAQKIEEPPFYWGRERLFVHMTLGGLLTTPDGQLVDEAHRRIPGFWAAGEVVGGIFGEERPGGMSLTSCVVLGRAAGKAAARRAAALKAGTPDETLLG encoded by the coding sequence ATGCGTGAGGATTGCCCGCGCCCGACGACAACCGTGGCTGCGTTCCCGAAAGACGTCGGGGCTCCGAACGAGCCCGTTCGGCGCCGACTCCTTCAGGGGGCGTCCCTCGCGGCAGGCCTTGCCCTCGTGCGGCCGTCCGCCGCATCGGTCTCGCTTCATCCGACGGAGACGATCGCGCCCTATTGGGACGTGATCGTGATCGGCTCGGGCATGGCGGGCTTGACGGCGGCGCTTGCCGCCCGCGAAGCGGGCGCCGAGCGCGTGCTTCTCGTCGAAAAGGGACCGCTTGCGGGCGGGCACACGCTCTACTCGGCGGGGTCGCTTTCGGCCGTCAGCCCCAAGCGTCAAAAGCCCCTCGGGATCGAAGATTCGGTCGACATGCTCGTTCGGGAGTGCATCGAAACGGGCGGCGCGGGCGTGAGCCTTCCGCACGTGCGTTATATCGCCGAGCATTCCGAGGCGGCCCTCGACTGGCTTGAAGCGAAGGGCGTTCCTTTCTCGGGCGTCATCTTCCAAGCGCTCGGCACCCACCGCCGACGCTCCTACGGCGTCACGGGGACGGCCTCGGGGCGTCGCTACGTGATCGTCCTTCTTGAAGCCGCGCGACGCGCCGGTGTCGACGTGCGCTTCAACCTGCGCGCCACGCACCTCTACCGAACGGAGTCGGGTACGGACGGGCGGGCTTCGCTTGAGGTCGAAGGCCCCGACGGAACGCAGACTCTCTCCGCGGGCGGCATCGTGATCGCAAGCGGGGGCTTTACCGCCAACGCCGCCATGCGCGCCGCCTCCGACCCGCGCATCACGCCCGAAATGACCACGACCGCCAACCCCGAAGGCCTCTACTGGGACGGCGCCCAAGGGGACGGTATCCTCATGGGGCGCGAAATCGGGGCGGTGACGAGCGGGATGGAGAACGTGATGCTCCTCCTTTACGCGGGCGGGCGTCTCGTCGACTACGCGGGGGCGGACATCTACGTCAATCGCGAGGGCGAACGCATCGTCGACGAAACGGCGGGCTGGAGCACCGTGGCGGACGCGGTGATGGCCGCACCCGGAGGCGACGTGTGGGTGATCACCGACAGCCGCTCCCGCAAAGGGGCGACGCTCGGCGTGAAGCTCGCTTCGGGTATCGTCCACAAGTCGGAGACGATCGCCGACATGGCGGAAGGGATGGGCATTCCCCCGTCCGCGCTGGAGCGCACGATCGCGCGCTACAACCGGGCGGCGGAAGCGGGGTTCGACCCCGCAACGGGCAAACGGGTCTTCGCGCAGAAGATCGAAGAGCCCCCGTTTTACTGGGGGCGCGAACGGCTATTCGTGCACATGACCTTGGGTGGTCTTCTCACGACCCCCGACGGGCAGCTCGTTGACGAAGCGCACCGACGGATCCCGGGCTTTTGGGCGGCGGGCGAAGTCGTGGGCGGCATCTTCGGCGAAGAGCGCCCGGGCGGCATGTCGCTCACAAGCTGCGTCGTTCTCGGTCGCGCCGCGGGCAAAGCGGCCGCTCGGCGTGCGGCAGCCCTCAAGGCGGGTACGCCCGACGAGACGCTCTTGGGCTGA
- a CDS encoding NfeD family protein encodes MLVSGTVLWCVVALLVVGVEMFAGTVYLLAVAAGAAVAALLSFLDFSFSAELFGCGVTTVLGAVAVRSIRRRMPEGEAEAIQKLDVGQRVFVEAVRRDGTSDVRYRGAPWRARAESGALSRGTWTIVRVDGAELVLGERVSD; translated from the coding sequence ATGCTCGTTTCCGGAACCGTACTCTGGTGCGTCGTCGCGCTTCTCGTCGTCGGCGTTGAAATGTTTGCGGGTACCGTCTACCTGCTGGCGGTGGCGGCGGGAGCCGCGGTGGCGGCCCTCCTTTCTTTTCTTGACTTCTCCTTTTCCGCGGAACTTTTCGGCTGCGGCGTCACGACCGTGCTCGGCGCCGTCGCCGTGCGCTCGATTCGTCGTCGCATGCCCGAAGGCGAGGCCGAAGCGATTCAAAAGCTCGACGTCGGACAGCGGGTCTTCGTCGAGGCCGTGCGTCGCGACGGCACGAGCGACGTGCGCTACCGGGGCGCGCCCTGGCGCGCTCGGGCCGAATCGGGAGCGCTTTCGCGCGGCACATGGACGATCGTGCGCGTCGACGGGGCGGAGCTCGTCTTGGGCGAGCGCGTCTCCGACTGA
- the hydG gene encoding [FeFe] hydrogenase H-cluster radical SAM maturase HydG, producing the protein MYDPKSRKAEEFINHDEIEATLAWADEHKNDRPLIESILEKAATFKGLTHREAAVLLACELEDCNARIFETAKAVKDHIYGSRIVLFAPLYLSNYCINGCTYCPYHAKNKNIIRKKLTQDEIRREVIALQDLGHKRLLLEAGEHPKMNPIEYILESIKTIYSIKHKNGEIRRLNVNIAATTVENYKKLHEAQIGTYQLFQETYNKAAYTELHPKGPKSDYAYHTEAHDRAMEAGIDDVGLGVLFGLNLYRYDFVGLLMHAEHLEAVFGVGPHTISVPRICPADDIDPATFTNAVPDDIFLKIVALIRLAVPYTGMIMSTRESSRIRTEALKIGISQISGGSRTSVGGYTIRDIKDVENTAQFETSDRRSLDEIVCWLLENNYLPSFCTACYRAGRTGDRFMQFAKSGDIANYCQANAVMTIKEYLCDYASPKTREAGEKVIERELPKIPNEKFRAASEKRLIKIAEGERDFRF; encoded by the coding sequence ATGTACGATCCCAAGTCCCGAAAGGCCGAGGAGTTCATCAACCACGACGAGATCGAGGCCACGCTGGCCTGGGCCGACGAGCACAAGAACGATCGCCCCCTGATCGAATCGATTCTTGAGAAGGCCGCCACCTTCAAGGGTCTCACCCACCGCGAAGCCGCCGTTCTCCTCGCCTGCGAACTCGAAGACTGCAACGCCCGCATCTTCGAAACGGCCAAGGCCGTGAAGGACCACATCTACGGTTCCCGCATCGTTCTCTTCGCTCCACTCTACCTCTCCAACTACTGCATCAACGGGTGCACGTACTGCCCGTACCACGCGAAGAACAAGAACATCATCCGCAAGAAGCTCACCCAGGACGAGATCCGTCGCGAAGTGATCGCGCTTCAGGACCTCGGCCACAAGCGTCTTCTCCTCGAAGCGGGCGAGCACCCGAAGATGAACCCGATCGAGTACATCCTCGAATCGATCAAGACCATCTACTCGATCAAGCACAAGAACGGCGAAATCCGCCGTCTCAACGTGAACATCGCCGCGACGACGGTCGAAAACTACAAGAAGCTCCACGAAGCGCAGATCGGCACGTATCAGCTCTTCCAGGAAACCTACAACAAAGCGGCCTACACGGAACTCCATCCGAAGGGACCGAAGTCCGACTACGCCTACCACACCGAAGCGCACGACCGCGCCATGGAAGCGGGGATCGACGACGTGGGTCTGGGCGTCCTCTTCGGGCTCAACCTCTACCGCTACGACTTCGTGGGCCTCCTCATGCACGCCGAGCACCTCGAAGCCGTCTTCGGCGTGGGTCCGCACACGATTTCCGTCCCGCGCATCTGCCCGGCCGACGACATCGATCCCGCGACCTTCACGAACGCCGTGCCCGACGACATCTTCCTCAAGATCGTCGCGCTCATCCGCCTCGCCGTTCCCTACACGGGCATGATCATGTCGACGCGCGAAAGCAGCCGCATCCGCACCGAAGCGCTCAAGATCGGCATCTCGCAGATTTCCGGGGGCTCGCGCACGTCCGTGGGCGGCTACACGATCCGCGACATCAAGGACGTCGAAAACACGGCCCAATTCGAAACGAGCGACCGCCGCAGCCTCGACGAAATCGTCTGCTGGCTCCTCGAAAACAACTACCTCCCGAGCTTCTGCACGGCCTGCTACCGCGCCGGCCGTACGGGCGACCGCTTCATGCAGTTCGCCAAGAGCGGCGACATCGCCAACTACTGCCAGGCCAACGCCGTCATGACGATCAAGGAATACCTCTGCGACTACGCTTCGCCCAAGACGCGCGAAGCGGGCGAAAAGGTGATCGAACGCGAACTGCCGAAGATCCCCAACGAGAAGTTCCGTGCCGCGAGTGAAAAGCGCCTGATCAAGATCGCCGAAGGCGAGCGCGATTTCCGCTTCTAA
- the ppsA gene encoding phosphoenolpyruvate synthase: protein MVQGRYVFPFSQLRMTDVDRVGGKNASLGELLSQLTSAGIRVPDGFATTAEAFRLFIREGGLEERIHERLAHLDVDDVKALAAAGAEIRSWIEAAPFPAELEREIREFYDWLKDGQEEISVAVRSSATAEDLPDASFAGQQETVLNVVGIDAVLHRMKEVFASLYNDRAISYRVHKGFTHAEVALSAGVQRMCRSDRGAAGVMFTLDTESGFDQVVFITASYGLGETVVQGAVNPDEFYVHKPMLDAGKFPIIRKTLGSKLIKMEFEPKSATGRTVRTVDVSAEDRRRFAITDEDVIELAKFARIIEKHYGRPMDIEWGKDGIDGKIYILQARPETVKSQQSAADVQLRYSLKEKGRLLAQGRAIGQKIGQGTVRIVESAAEMDRVQAGDVLVTDMTDPNWEPVMKKAAAIVTNRGGRTCHAAIIARELGIPAVVGCGDATDRLMEGDEVTVSCAEGDTGNIYEGRLAVAVEEVRRGALPEVPVKIMMNVGNPQLAFEFQSIPNKGVGLARLEFIINNNIGLHPKAILEYPNIPSELRDAVERLSAGYPSPKAFFERKIAEGVATIAAAFWPKKVIVRLSDFKSNEYRKLIGGEHYEPVEENPMLGFRGASRYISNQFAECFAMECRAMKFVRDEMGLTNVELMIPFVRTVDEARRTTEIMAEHGLKRGVNGLRLNMMCEIPSNAVLADQFLEYFDGFSIGSNDMTQLALGLDRDSGLVAASFDERNDAVKALLSMAIKACRAQGKYVGICGQGPSDHADFAQWLMDEGIESISLNPDTVVDTWRRLATRR, encoded by the coding sequence ATGGTACAGGGTCGTTACGTATTTCCCTTTAGTCAGCTTCGCATGACGGACGTGGACCGAGTGGGCGGCAAGAACGCCTCGCTCGGCGAACTCTTGAGCCAGTTGACGAGCGCGGGCATCCGCGTTCCCGACGGCTTCGCGACGACGGCCGAAGCGTTCCGCCTCTTCATTCGCGAAGGCGGCCTTGAGGAACGTATTCACGAACGCCTCGCCCACCTCGACGTCGACGACGTGAAGGCCCTGGCGGCCGCCGGCGCGGAAATCCGCAGCTGGATCGAAGCGGCCCCGTTCCCGGCCGAACTCGAACGCGAAATCCGCGAATTCTACGATTGGCTCAAGGACGGTCAGGAAGAAATCTCCGTCGCCGTTCGTTCCTCGGCCACGGCCGAAGACCTGCCCGACGCGTCGTTTGCCGGTCAGCAGGAAACGGTCCTCAACGTGGTCGGCATTGACGCCGTTCTCCACCGCATGAAGGAAGTGTTCGCGTCGCTCTACAACGACCGCGCCATCTCCTACCGCGTTCACAAGGGCTTCACCCACGCCGAAGTGGCGCTTTCCGCCGGCGTGCAGCGCATGTGCCGCTCCGACCGCGGCGCCGCGGGCGTGATGTTCACGCTCGACACGGAATCGGGCTTCGACCAGGTGGTCTTCATCACCGCTTCCTACGGTCTCGGCGAAACGGTCGTTCAGGGTGCCGTCAACCCCGACGAATTCTACGTGCACAAGCCCATGCTCGACGCGGGCAAGTTCCCGATCATCCGCAAGACCCTCGGCTCGAAGCTGATCAAGATGGAATTCGAACCGAAGAGCGCCACGGGCCGCACGGTTCGCACGGTCGACGTCTCGGCCGAAGACCGTCGTCGCTTCGCGATCACCGACGAAGACGTGATCGAACTCGCGAAGTTCGCCCGCATCATTGAAAAGCACTACGGCCGTCCCATGGACATCGAATGGGGCAAGGACGGCATCGACGGCAAGATCTACATCCTGCAGGCTCGTCCCGAAACGGTGAAGTCGCAGCAGTCCGCCGCCGACGTGCAGCTCCGCTACTCCCTGAAGGAAAAGGGTCGTCTCCTCGCTCAGGGTCGCGCCATCGGTCAGAAGATCGGTCAGGGTACGGTTCGCATCGTTGAAAGCGCCGCCGAAATGGATCGCGTTCAGGCGGGCGACGTGCTCGTCACGGACATGACCGACCCCAACTGGGAACCCGTGATGAAGAAGGCTGCGGCCATCGTCACGAACCGCGGCGGCCGTACCTGTCACGCCGCCATCATCGCGCGCGAACTCGGCATTCCCGCCGTCGTCGGTTGCGGCGACGCCACGGATCGCCTGATGGAAGGCGACGAAGTCACGGTCTCCTGTGCCGAAGGCGACACGGGCAACATCTACGAAGGGCGTCTCGCCGTTGCGGTCGAAGAAGTTCGCCGCGGTGCGCTCCCCGAAGTGCCCGTCAAGATCATGATGAACGTCGGCAACCCGCAGCTCGCGTTCGAGTTCCAGTCGATCCCGAACAAGGGCGTGGGCCTCGCTCGTCTTGAGTTCATCATCAACAACAACATCGGTCTCCATCCGAAGGCGATCCTCGAGTACCCGAACATCCCGAGCGAACTGCGCGATGCGGTCGAACGCCTCTCCGCGGGCTATCCGTCGCCCAAGGCCTTCTTCGAACGCAAGATCGCCGAAGGCGTCGCCACGATCGCTGCCGCTTTCTGGCCGAAGAAGGTGATCGTTCGTCTCTCCGACTTCAAGTCGAACGAATACCGTAAGCTGATCGGCGGCGAACACTACGAACCGGTCGAAGAAAACCCGATGCTCGGCTTCCGCGGCGCGTCGCGCTACATCTCGAACCAGTTCGCCGAATGCTTCGCCATGGAATGCCGTGCGATGAAGTTCGTCCGTGACGAAATGGGTCTCACGAACGTCGAACTCATGATCCCGTTCGTTCGTACGGTCGACGAAGCCCGCCGCACGACGGAAATCATGGCCGAACACGGTCTGAAGCGCGGCGTCAACGGCCTGCGCCTCAACATGATGTGCGAAATCCCGAGCAACGCCGTTCTCGCCGACCAGTTCCTCGAATACTTCGACGGCTTCTCGATCGGCTCGAATGACATGACGCAGCTCGCGCTCGGTCTCGACCGCGACTCCGGTCTCGTGGCCGCCTCGTTCGACGAACGCAACGATGCCGTCAAGGCTCTGCTCTCGATGGCCATCAAGGCCTGCCGCGCTCAGGGCAAGTACGTCGGTATCTGCGGTCAGGGCCCGTCCGACCACGCCGACTTCGCTCAGTGGCTGATGGACGAAGGGATCGAATCGATCTCGCTCAACCCCGACACGGTGGTCGACACCTGGCGTCGTCTCGCCACCCGCCGCTGA